One Deltaproteobacteria bacterium genomic window carries:
- the selA gene encoding L-seryl-tRNA(Sec) selenium transferase, whose translation MPHDSNLRALPSVDAVLSSAGAATLLTRYRREAVADAIRALLDETRQALRSNGGAAPDIDAVVTQTATLLRQAAQPALRRVINATGVVVHTNLGRALLAESAITAVTQAAQHPVNLEYDIEAGERGDRDDLVEDDLCALTGAEAATVVNNNAAAVLLALNTLAEHREVLVSRGELIEIGGSFRIPAVMAKSNVILREVGTTNRTHARDYREAIGPQSALLLKVHTSNYRIVGFTAEVSLPELVAIGREHDLPVMEDLGSGALVDLSQWDLPAEPVVPDRLRLGADLVTFSGDKLLGGPQCGLIVGARDLIDRMRRNPLKRALRCDKLTLAALSATLRLYRYDPNLSATVPTLRTLTRPLAEIERVAAQACQLLQAVLGPDYRVALRDARSEIGSGAVPTQTIATMVVAVTHPTIAAHHIAARFRRADPPIIGRVHDGSFLLDVRTIEHASDLVPNA comes from the coding sequence ATGCCACACGATTCAAACCTGCGGGCATTGCCGTCGGTGGATGCCGTGTTGTCGAGCGCCGGTGCCGCGACCTTGCTGACGCGCTACCGGCGCGAGGCGGTTGCCGATGCCATCCGCGCGCTGCTCGACGAAACGCGACAGGCTTTGCGCAGCAACGGCGGCGCGGCACCCGACATCGATGCTGTCGTCACCCAAACTGCAACGCTGCTGCGTCAAGCCGCGCAACCGGCGCTCCGTCGCGTGATCAACGCCACCGGTGTCGTCGTTCACACCAATCTCGGCCGGGCGCTGCTCGCGGAGTCGGCGATCACGGCAGTAACCCAGGCCGCACAACATCCGGTGAATCTGGAGTACGACATCGAAGCCGGTGAGCGCGGCGACCGCGACGATCTGGTTGAAGACGATCTCTGCGCGCTGACCGGCGCCGAGGCGGCGACGGTGGTGAACAACAACGCCGCGGCGGTGTTGCTCGCGCTCAATACCCTCGCCGAACATCGCGAGGTGTTGGTGTCGCGGGGTGAGCTGATCGAGATCGGCGGCTCGTTTCGCATCCCCGCGGTGATGGCGAAGAGCAACGTGATTCTGCGCGAAGTCGGCACCACCAATCGCACCCACGCCCGTGACTACCGCGAAGCCATCGGCCCGCAATCGGCGTTGCTGCTCAAGGTCCACACCAGCAACTATCGGATTGTCGGCTTCACCGCCGAGGTCTCGCTGCCGGAGTTGGTCGCGATCGGCCGCGAGCACGATTTGCCGGTGATGGAAGATTTGGGCAGCGGCGCGCTCGTCGACCTGTCGCAGTGGGATCTGCCGGCCGAACCGGTGGTCCCCGATCGCCTGCGTCTCGGCGCCGATCTCGTCACCTTCAGCGGCGACAAGCTGCTCGGCGGGCCGCAATGCGGCCTCATCGTCGGTGCACGCGATCTGATTGATCGCATGCGGCGCAACCCGCTCAAGCGCGCCCTGCGCTGCGACAAGCTGACGCTCGCGGCCTTGTCGGCGACGTTGCGGCTGTACCGCTACGATCCGAACCTCAGCGCCACCGTGCCCACACTCCGCACGCTCACTCGTCCGCTCGCCGAAATCGAGCGAGTCGCCGCGCAGGCGTGTCAGTTGCTGCAAGCCGTGCTCGGCCCCGACTATCGAGTTGCGCTGCGGGATGCGCGGTCGGAGATCGGTAGCGGCGCGGTGCCGACGCAGACCATTGCGACCATGGTGGTCGCGGTCACCCATCCGACCATCGCCGCGCATCACATCGCCGCGCGCTTCCGCCGCGCCGATCCGCCCATCATCGGACGTGTCCACGACGGTAGCT
- a CDS encoding ABC-2 family transporter protein produces MSRDAICGNRHALSQPDLQIEMAYFASLRVYPSFARCAFQRRAAYRLANWTGITVNFFFFLIHAQVFFAFFRGRAQVAGWRAEEAVRYFATSEALVMVLGVLTAQSGIQLAERIRTGDVVVDLARPVPLWARHVAESFGSALYYALTRTVVLYIGAMLIYRLPLPHRAAMLWAPLAIVLGVGIVAALMYLAGATAYWMEYAHGPVMVVVLALSFLGGVMLPLDFYPLAMRWVADLLPFRGAVYTPIAIANGTLAGAALAFGLAHQVVWLGVLLWLSHVVEQRGTRRLAALGG; encoded by the coding sequence TTGAGTCGTGACGCGATCTGCGGTAACCGTCACGCCCTTTCACAACCGGACTTGCAGATCGAGATGGCGTACTTCGCGTCGCTTCGCGTCTACCCGAGCTTCGCTCGCTGCGCATTCCAACGGCGCGCCGCGTATCGGTTGGCCAATTGGACGGGGATCACCGTCAACTTCTTTTTTTTCCTGATTCACGCGCAGGTGTTCTTCGCGTTCTTTCGCGGACGGGCGCAGGTAGCGGGTTGGCGTGCGGAAGAGGCCGTGCGCTACTTCGCGACTTCCGAGGCGCTGGTGATGGTGCTCGGCGTGCTCACCGCGCAGTCGGGGATTCAACTCGCCGAACGAATCCGTACGGGGGATGTCGTCGTCGATCTCGCGCGCCCGGTGCCGCTGTGGGCGCGTCATGTGGCGGAGAGCTTCGGCTCGGCGCTCTACTACGCGCTGACGCGCACGGTGGTGCTCTACATTGGAGCGATGCTGATCTACCGGCTGCCGCTGCCGCATCGCGCGGCGATGCTGTGGGCGCCGCTGGCGATCGTCTTGGGCGTCGGCATCGTCGCCGCGCTGATGTATCTCGCGGGCGCGACCGCGTACTGGATGGAGTACGCACACGGTCCCGTCATGGTGGTGGTGTTGGCGCTTTCTTTTCTCGGCGGCGTGATGCTGCCGCTGGATTTCTATCCGCTCGCGATGCGTTGGGTGGCCGATCTGCTGCCGTTTCGCGGCGCCGTCTACACTCCGATCGCGATCGCCAACGGTACACTTGCCGGCGCGGCACTCGCGTTCGGCCTGGCGCACCAAGTGGTCTGGCTCGGCGTGTTGCTGTGGCTGTCGCACGTCGTCGAGCAGCGCGGCACGCGACGGCTCGCCGCGCTGGGCGGGTGA
- a CDS encoding ABC-2 family transporter protein yields the protein MSALHLYLRLIGASVRAQMQYRASFFIRSSVDFLVVVADFLPIYFLVRKFGALEGWSLAELALLYGMVEVSWATIEGGLRGFEHFGTYLIQGELDRWLLRPRSVIVQIAAHWFEIRKLGRIAQGALVLTIAAITLHLDARSWAWVLTGVCGGMLFFAGVVMLGAAAQFWTLGETSELQNMLTYGGSAALSYPVSIYAQWFRRVLTYGIPLAFVNYFPALAALHRTEVEGWPAIMPWLSPPVCAAVVLIAHAAFMRGLRRYESTGN from the coding sequence ATGTCAGCACTTCACCTCTACCTCCGTCTGATCGGCGCCAGCGTGCGCGCACAGATGCAATACCGCGCTTCGTTCTTCATTCGCAGCAGCGTCGACTTCCTGGTGGTCGTCGCGGACTTTCTGCCGATCTACTTTCTCGTCCGCAAGTTCGGCGCGCTAGAAGGCTGGAGCTTGGCGGAACTCGCGTTGCTCTACGGCATGGTCGAAGTGTCGTGGGCAACGATCGAGGGCGGCCTGCGTGGCTTCGAACACTTCGGGACCTACTTGATTCAAGGTGAACTCGATCGCTGGCTGTTGCGGCCGCGCAGCGTGATCGTGCAGATCGCCGCGCACTGGTTCGAGATCCGCAAGCTCGGCCGTATCGCCCAAGGGGCGTTGGTGCTGACGATCGCGGCGATCACGCTGCACCTCGATGCGCGCAGTTGGGCGTGGGTGCTGACTGGCGTATGCGGCGGCATGTTGTTCTTCGCCGGCGTGGTGATGCTGGGTGCGGCGGCGCAGTTCTGGACCCTCGGCGAGACCTCGGAGCTGCAGAACATGCTCACCTACGGCGGCAGCGCCGCGCTCAGTTATCCGGTGTCGATTTACGCGCAATGGTTTCGGCGCGTGCTGACCTACGGTATTCCGCTCGCCTTCGTGAACTACTTCCCGGCGCTCGCGGCACTGCATCGGACCGAAGTCGAGGGCTGGCCGGCGATCATGCCGTGGTTGTCGCCGCCCGTGTGCGCCGCTGTCGTGCTGATCGCCCACGCCGCGTTCATGCGCGGATTGCGGCGCTACGAATCGACGGGAAATTGA
- a CDS encoding ABC transporter ATP-binding protein: MIEVANLRKEYRVARHHRGAFGALRNLVETGHDVVRAVDGISFTIAASEFVGFIGPNGAGKSTTVKMLTGVLEPTAGTVRVAGREPRRERVAHVAHLGVVFGQRTQLWWDLPVIESFDLLRHIYRVAEPAYRAQRDRLVAMLEIGPLLDTPVRKLSLGQRMRCELAAALVHAPDILFLDEPTIGLDVVAKETIRTFLAVENRERGTTILLTTHDLVDIERLCPRMILIDHGRVVYDGSVEQIRRSLGNERRLRVDFDGAAPATVPANVEVEERGPERLVLRFRRDQVPAPQLIAWLAERAPITDLSLEETPIERIVAGIYRNGLRDGLPPNS; encoded by the coding sequence ATGATCGAAGTCGCCAACCTGCGCAAGGAGTACCGCGTCGCGCGCCACCATCGCGGCGCGTTCGGCGCACTGCGCAATCTCGTCGAGACCGGACACGACGTGGTGCGTGCGGTCGACGGCATTTCGTTCACCATCGCGGCGAGCGAGTTCGTTGGCTTCATCGGACCGAACGGCGCGGGCAAGTCGACGACGGTGAAGATGCTCACCGGCGTGCTCGAACCGACCGCGGGCACGGTGCGCGTCGCCGGCCGCGAACCGCGCCGCGAGCGGGTGGCGCACGTCGCGCACCTCGGCGTCGTCTTCGGCCAGCGCACGCAGCTGTGGTGGGATCTGCCGGTGATCGAGTCGTTCGACTTGCTGCGACACATCTACCGCGTTGCCGAACCTGCCTACCGCGCGCAGCGCGATCGCTTGGTCGCGATGTTGGAGATCGGTCCCCTGCTCGACACGCCGGTGCGCAAACTGTCGCTCGGTCAACGCATGCGCTGCGAGTTGGCCGCAGCACTCGTCCATGCGCCTGACATTCTGTTTCTGGACGAGCCGACGATCGGCTTGGACGTGGTCGCGAAGGAGACCATCCGCACGTTCTTGGCGGTCGAAAATCGCGAGCGCGGCACCACGATCCTGCTGACCACGCACGATCTGGTCGACATCGAGCGGCTGTGTCCACGGATGATCCTCATCGATCACGGCCGTGTCGTCTACGACGGCTCGGTCGAGCAGATTCGCCGCAGTCTGGGGAACGAACGGCGTCTGCGTGTCGACTTCGACGGCGCGGCTCCGGCGACCGTTCCCGCCAACGTCGAAGTCGAGGAGCGCGGCCCCGAGCGCTTGGTGCTGCGCTTCCGTCGCGATCAGGTGCCGGCGCCGCAGTTGATCGCATGGCTCGCCGAGCGCGCGCCAATCACCGACCTGTCGCTGGAGGAGACCCCGATCGAACGCATCGTCGCCGGCATCTATCGGAATGGTCTGCGCGACGGGTTGCCACCGAATT